In Pyrus communis chromosome 15, drPyrComm1.1, whole genome shotgun sequence, the genomic stretch ATTTACTATATTGGATGCTCATGCCAAAGATTGACATCAGATTTGGATCATTCCAGCACTGCTCCTCACTCGACTGACAATTACGAGGCCAAGTGTGATGCGGTGTTTCCCAAAGCATGGAGAAACTTTTTATTATGATAGAAATATAGAtagtacatcatgtgtttttatgtaggtggttagaaattttattttttaagttattaactatttaacatacatatctcatcatttgtataatgacacgtaatGTACCATTCCATATGCCGATTATGCTAAAAAATAACTCCACAGTATGGGGTCTGTCTAACTCTCCCGATTTGTTATGAGCTTTTTGCTGGTCTGTTTGTTGGGCCATATGTAGTGCATTATTTTATTTAGTGAATGATACTCTTTCGACCCAAAAAACGAAGATAATTAAAGTTTTCAACTATGCTTCCTAAGAAAAAGATGTGATAAGAGTGACATTTTCTTATAGTTGCACAAACGAAAAATTAATCAATCATGAGACCACAAATTAATCAACCAAGAAATTTAGTTAATTTAGTAAGCCGATAAGCTTAGAAACTTgtatttaattagtttaatcacCTCATATCTAGGGATCACCTTCACTAAATTTTAATGGTTTTACATAAGTCACGCATGCGCGCTTCGTTATTTATGTTACTATGCAGCAAATGAGTTAGACTATAACATTTTCTTGGGATGGCCAGTCCTCAGAGTCAAGCAAGAATGCCAAAGAATCTAAATCCAACGAGGCACCGTAGTCCTCCAGATCGCAACCGTTTCCTCCAGTCCAGCAGCCGTCATTTATCATTGCCTCATCCAACGGTATAGAGTCGAGCAACTGAAACTCGTTGCAGTATTGATCTCCCTTCGCATCAATGTCGTCATCATCGCAGCCAAAGTTCTTCAAGATGTTGCTGCAGTCACCTGCATTAGTCCTCGGAGACTCTTCGGTGCTTCCGCCTTTTTCCGCCGATTGGGTCTGATGAGCTTGAAGCTCTAGTGGGTTTGCGGCAGCTGCTGTAGAATTTTCGTCACTAGGAATATTTTGTGGGACTAAAATTTTGGTCAACCTAGTGGCCTTGGTTCTTATTACTATAGGTTGAGCAGCTGTAGTTGATGTTTTGGACTCGACATCTTTCTTTTTCGCTACGGATTTGCTTGGATTTAGAGAAGTTTCTTTCGAGGATCTAGAAAACGAATCGACTTtcga encodes the following:
- the LOC137718646 gene encoding transcription factor MYB1-like — its product is MGRSPCCSKEGLNRGAWTALEDKILSSYIKTHGEGKWRSLPKRAGLKRCGKSCRLRWLNYLRPDIKRGNISGDEEELIVRLHNLLGNRWSLIAGRLPGRTDNEIKNYWNTTLGKKSKVDSFSRSSKETSLNPSKSVAKKKDVESKTSTTAAQPIVIRTKATRLTKILVPQNIPSDENSTAAAANPLELQAHQTQSAEKGGSTEESPRTNAGDCSNILKNFGCDDDDIDAKGDQYCNEFQLLDSIPLDEAMINDGCWTGGNGCDLEDYGASLDLDSLAFLLDSEDWPSQENVIV